The following proteins are encoded in a genomic region of Arachis stenosperma cultivar V10309 chromosome 4, arast.V10309.gnm1.PFL2, whole genome shotgun sequence:
- the LOC130976641 gene encoding ethylene-responsive transcription factor ERN1-like produces the protein MARKRKVAEAIEEENMESWHEMIKEGAALGESTRRSRKRFVGVRQRPSGRWVAEIKDTIQKIRVWLGTFDTAEEAARAYDEAAWILRGSNTRTNFNPCYPRSSSNPALSSKIANLLLQRLKAKNNIISCSNLSTTHQQDHQADVYGAESKAFSIDQFADFLYDPEACSASNNKFSDNIEQIACITSSFESCLTEKDAKRDKEMDATQTSSIDSNSRVKNEEEIEEEEEGLIVEDFRFLDENSIVSSSYCYSPFEIVEEMEEPVEAENYDGDDEPSMMKAIMNRMKYERKFSASLYAFNGIHDYECLKLKLQSGNIKSRSGISDQISKLNKACSKNKNEVNKEEDEKEKEKESIDGDLLFWNSLDLPNIF, from the coding sequence ATGGCAAGGAAGAGAAAGGTTGCTGAAGcaattgaagaagaaaacatgGAATCATGGCATGAAATGATCAAAGAAGGTGCAGCATTAGGAGAATCTACAAGAAGATCAAGAAAGAGGTTTGTTGGTGTGAGACAAAGGCCATCAGGAAGATGGGTGGCTGAGATCAAAGATACCATTCAGAAGATCAGAGTTTGGTTAGGAACTTTTGATACTGCTGAAGAAGCTGCAAGGGCCTATGATGAAGCAGCTTGGATCCTCCGCGGATCCAATACTCGAACCAACTTCAATCCTTGCTATCCTCGTTCCTCTTCAAATCCTGCTCTTTCCTCAAAGATTGCAAATCTCCTCCTTCAAAGGCTTAAAGCAAAGAATAATATCATCTCTTGTTCTAATCTTAGTACTACTCACCAACAAGATCATCAAGCTGATGTGTATGGAGCAGAGTCGAAAGCTTTCTCGATTGATCAATTCGCAGATTTCCTTTATGATCCTGAAGCTTGTAGCGCAAGCAACAACAAATTTAGTGATAATATTGAACAAATTGCTTGCATCACTAGTAGTTTCGAATCGTGTTTAACAGAGAAAGATGCAAAAAGGGATAAAGAAATGGATGCAACACAAACATCAAGCATTGACTCGAATTCAAGAGTGAAAAATGAGGAAGAaatcgaagaagaagaagaaggtttGATTGTTGAGGATTTCAGGTTCTTGGATGAGAATTCTATTGTTTCATCAAGTTACTGTTATTCTCCTTTTGAGATTGTTGAAGAGATGGAGGAGCCTGTGGAGGCAGAGAActatgatggtgatgatgagcCTTCAATGATGAAAGCTATAATGAACAGAATGAAGTATGAGAGAAAGTTCTCAGCTTCTCTCTATGCCTTCAATGGGATACATGATTATGAGTGCTTGAAGTTGAAGCTTCAGTCAGGGAACATAAAGAGTAGATCAGGAATTTCAGATCAAATTAGCAAACTTAACAAGGCTTGCAGCAAGAACAAAAATGAGGTTAAtaaggaagaagatgaaaagGAAAAGGAGAAGGAATCCATTGATGGAGATTTGTTGTTTTGGAACTCCCTTGATCTCCCTAATATTTTCTAA
- the LOC130974249 gene encoding SNF1-related protein kinase catalytic subunit alpha KIN10-like — MDGGRGATGVDMFLPNYKLGKTLGIGSFGKVKIAEHVLTGHKVAIKILNRRKIKNMEMEEKVRREIKILRLFMHPHIIRLYEVVETPTDIYVVMEYVKSGELFDYIVEKGRLPEDEARNFFQQIISGVEYCHRNMVVHRDLKPENLLLDSRRNVKIADFGLSNIMRDGHFLKTSCGSPNYAAPEVISGKLYAGPEVDVWSCGVILYALLCGTLPFDDENIPNLFKKIKGGIYTLPSHLSPGARDLIPRMLVVDPMKRMTIPEIRQHPWFQARLPRYLAVPPPDTMQQAKKIDEEILQEVVNMGFDRNQLVESLRNRMQNEGTVAYYLLLDNRFRVSSGYLGAEFQESMDSGFNQMHPSEVVSPVLGHRISSYMDNPGVGLRPQLPVERKWALGLQSRAHPREIMTEVLKALQELHVYWKKIGHYNMKCRWVAGIPGNHEGMANNHYFGDDSSIIENDAVSNTNVVKFEVQLYKTREEKYLLDLQRLQGPQFLFLDLCAAFLAQLRVL; from the exons ATGGATGGAGGCCGCGGTGCTACCGGTGTGGATATGTTTCTTCCAAATTATAAACTTGGAAAAACACTTGGCATTGGATCCTTTGGCAAGGTGAAAATTGCAGAACATGTATTGACCGGTCATAAAGTTGCCATTAAGATTCTTAACCGTAGGAAGATAAAGAACatggaaatggaagaaaaag TGAGAAgagaaatcaaaattttaagaCTGTTCATGCATCCTCACATTATTCGGCTTTATGAGGTTGTAGAAACTCCAACTGACATCTACGTTGTGATGGAATATGTGAAATCTGGAGAGCTCTTTGACTACATAGTAGAAAAGGGCAGGTTGCCAGAGGATGAAGCCCGCAATTTTTTTCAGCAG ATAATCTCTGGTGTGGAGTACTGTCACAGAAATATGGTGGTTCATAGAGACTTGAAGCCAGAGAATTTACTTTTGGACTCCAGGCGCAATGTCAAGATAGCAGATTTTGGCTTGAGCAACATCATGAGGGATGGTCACTTTCTTAAGACAAGCTGTGGAAGCCCTAACTATGCAGCTCCGGAG GTTATCTCTGGGAAATTGTATGCTGGACCTGAAGTAGATGTTTGGAGCTGTGGTGTAATTCTCTATGCCCTTCTTTGTGGCACCCTTCCTTTTGATGATGAAAACATTCCTAATCTCTtcaagaaaataaag GGCGGGATATACACTCTTCCTAGTCATCTCTCACCTGGTGCTAGAGATTTGATACCAAGGATGCTTGTGGTTGATCCTATGAAGAGGATGACCATACCTGAGATCCGTCAACACCCATGGTTCCAGGCTCGTCTTCCTCGTTATTTAGCTGTGCCACCACCAGATACAATGCAACAAGCAAAAAAG ATTGATGAGGAGATCCTTCAGGAAGTAGTGAATATGGGATTTGACAGGAATCAGTTGGTTGAATCACTTCGCAACAGGATGCAAAATGAG gGTACTGTAGCATACTATTTGTTATTGGACAACAGATTCCGTGTTTCCAGTGGCTATCTTGGAGCTGAGTTTCAAGAGTCAATG GATTCTGGTTTTAACCAAATGCATCCCAGTGAAGTTGTTTCTCCAGTTCTTGGGCACCGCATTTCCAGCTATATGGATAACCCAGGTGTAGGATTGAGACCACAGTTGCCAGTTGAGAGAAAATGGGCACTTGGGCTTCAG TCTCGTGCCCACCCTCGTGAAATAATGACCGAGGTTCTCAAAGCCCTTCAAGAATTACATGTTTATTGGAAGAAGATTGGGCACTACAACATGAAGTGCAGGTGGGTTGCTGGCATTCCTGGTAATCATGAAGGGATGGCTAACAATCACTACTTTGGAGATGATTCCAGCATTATTGAGAATGATGCTGTTTCTAATACCAATGTGGTCAAGTTTGAAGTGCAG CTTTACAAAACTCGGGAAGAAAAGTATCTGCTTGATCTTCAAAGGCTCCAAGGTCCACAGTTTCTCTTCTTGGATCTTTGTGCTGCTTTCCTTGCACAGCTTCGTGTTCTCTAG
- the LOC130976418 gene encoding SNF1-related protein kinase catalytic subunit alpha KIN10-like, whose amino-acid sequence MDGGGEMFVGNYKLGKVIGHGCFGKVRIAQHLPTDHKVAIKILNLHKINQIKMEDKVRREIKVLRVFMHPHIVRLYEVVETLTDIYVVMEYAESGDLNDYIIIQKDRLPEDQARKFFQQIICGVEYCHRNMVVHRDLKPDNLLLNSKGNIKIADFGFCNIMRDGHPLTTSCGSPLYAAPEVVSGKPYAGPEVDVWSCGVILYALLCAHLPFEDDNVPNLFKKIKGGIYSVPRHVSDGARDLIKGMLVVDPMKRLTIPAIRQHPWFRLHLPPYLAFPPPPHTNQQQNKIIDEEVLQEVVNKGFNKNQLVESLQNNIQNEGTVAYSLLLDNKLCDSNGYLGPKFQESMDLDFNRILSREVVSSVVGPCFSRSMNNPRVSLRPQFSVERKWALGLQSGAHPREIITEVLKALRELQVCWKKIGHYNIKCLWVNNHDLGDYGSNNVDNDIATSSASNVIKFEVQLYKTAEGKYLLDLQRVQGPQLLFLDLCVAFLFKLRVL is encoded by the exons ATGGATGGAGGTGGAGAAATGTTTGTTGGGAATTATAAGTTAGGAAAAGTGATTGGACATGGATGTTTTGGTAAGGTTAGAATTGCTCAACATTTACCAACCGATCATAAAGTTGCTATCAAGATCCTTAACCTTCACAAGATCAACCAAATCAAAATGGAAGACAAAG TGAGAAGAGAAATAAAAGTTCTAAGAGTGTTCATGCATCCTCATATCGTGCGGCTTTATGAGGTTGTAGAAACTTTAACTGACATTTATGTTGTTATGGAATATGCCGAATCTGGAGACCTCAATGATTACATAATCATACAAAAGGATAGGTTGCCAGAGGATCAAGCTCGCAAATTTTTTCAGCAG ATAATCTGTGGAGTGGAGTACTGTCACAGGAATATGGTGGTACATAGAGACCTGAAGCCAGATAATTTACTTTTAAACTCTAAAGGTAATATCAAAATTGCAGATTTTGGGTTTTGCAACATCATGAGAGATGGTCACCCTCTTACTACAAGTTGTGGAAGCCCCCTCTATGCAGCTCCAGAG GTTGTGTCGGGGAAACCGTATGCAGGACCAGAAGTAGATGTTTGGAGCTGTGGAGTAATTCTATACGCTCTTCTTTGTGCTCACCTTCCATTTGAAGATGACAATGTTCCAAATCTCTTTAAGAAAATTAAG GGTGGGATATACAGTGTTCCTCGTCATGTATCAGATGGTGCTAGAGATTTGATAAAAGGGATGCTGGTGGTTGATCCAATGAAAAGGTTGACTATACCTGCCATCCGTCAACACCCATGGTTTAGACTTCATCTACCTCCATATTTAGCTTTTCCACCACCACCTCATACCAACCAACAACAAAACAAG ATTATTGATGAGGAAGTCCTTCAAGAAGTGGTGAATAAAGGATTCAACAAGAATCAATTGGTTGAATCACTTCAAAACAATATACAAAATGAGGGTACTGTAGCATACTCTTTGTTATTGGACAACAAGCTATGTGATTCCAATGGCTACCTTGGACCAAAGTTTCAAGAATCAATG GATTTGGATTTTAACCGCATCCTTTCAAGGGAAGTTGTTTCTTCCGTTGTTGGTCCCTGCTTTTCAAGATCTATGAACAATCCAAGAGTATCATTGAGACCACAGTTCTCTGTTGAGAGAAAATGGGCCCTTGGGCTTCAG TCTGGTGCCCATCCTCGCGAGATAATAACTGAGGTCCTTAAAGCTCTACGAGAATTACAAGTTTGTTGGAAGAAAATTGGGCATTACAACATCAAATGTTTGTGGGTTAATAATCATGACCTTGGAGATTATGGTTCCAACAATGTTGACAATGATATTGCTACTTCCTCTGCTTCAAATGTGATCAAATTTGAAGTGCag CTTTACAAAACTGCAGAAGGAAAATATCTGCTTGATCTTCAAAGGGTTCAAGGTCCACAGCTTcttttcttggatctttgtgtTGCCTTCCTTTTCAAGCTTCGTGTCCTCTAA